The genome window cttccCTGTGGGAGACTGcagtttgaatcccagctgtgacctaCTATCATGTAGTGATGCAGGGTGTTTAGCTACAACACTGTTGGAGTGTGTGGATTGGACCTGCCTTTCAAACCCATACACACAGATGCGATCACGGCCCATTGCAGTGATCTTGCTCATTTAAAAGACGATGTGGAATAATAGATTGTTTCTTGCAGAtgataatacatttttgtacatGCAAACCTTCAGCACATCAGGCCCTTTGTGGTCAGAcgtaaataaatacatgatttCTAAAGCTTTCAGTGTGCATGAGCATGAGCAGTGGCCTTAATAGTACTCTGATGAGACTAAATCCAGCTCCAAGAACCAAACCTGGTGAACGCCAGCTTTAGCTTTGCTGTATCTCATAAACAGACAACGGAGAAAATATCGAAACAAAACATCTGTATCAATTCAGAAACGGTGAAATGTGAAAccaaacatgaaaaagaaacaaaggacaGGAAATTCATGCTATCTCCTTTATCTGTCTTTGCCACAGTCAAAACTAACAATACAGGATGTGGTTTTATCATGCCAATGTAGACGTGTGTGAGAAGAAAAGTCCACGACTCTGCACTGAGGCACATTCTGCTTTATTGGTTTATTGTTCATTCACATTACGATTTGATAGAATTAATTCTAGTCAGCACTTctaataatatgttttataCATAATTCAGAGTGTGTTAAAAGTTGTACCATGCATTAGACGACAACAAGACAGGACTATAAAACCAAGAAAGAGGAAGTGTAACAGGCTGTGTGGAGCAGCACGACCCCATCTGGCGTCCGTCACTGCAGGTTCAGTGgttggcagacagacaggtaggaAGACAGGCAGGTGTGTCgcagagagggacagaaaacacaaacacacacaggttaggttaggtttaggtttcCACGTTAACACAGTCTGTTCTGAGGACGGCGAAGTGAGACAGgaatgtatttgtttgtaaaaCTTCAAACTGAATAAATTTATATATTTCCATCTTTCTCCATCTTCAAATAATGATTCACAATTCTTTTGTAATATCAGAGGGTTGTACATGAAGTAAACGACCTGGAGTATCACTAAAATACAGAGATTACTAATATGATACAGATGcattcaaaataaatcacaactAAATTTATACAATTTAAAATCTGTACAGAATGAAAATCATATGTATATTATCTTAaataagtatatatatttatataaataacattCTTGTTCATCTAAATCTGGCACATTAAATCCTCTATCTTTAGGAGATTTGTAAtgttgtaattttaattaattcctTAAGCTTTtaagcttttctgttttaaatgatttgtttttctattttctgtaaTTTTAGTTCATGCTTtgaaaaagtcatttaaataataataaagacatttcaaaataaataaaaataccacagaaaactaaaatattttaaactaattaaacataaaattgtatgtaatattattatagtCTGATTCCTACATTTGCTTTAATTAGATCTTATGTTAACgagtaatataataaaatgttttttttcatacaGTAGATGATATGTTGCTTAACACTGCTTCtcatatatttgtatatttttcacTTGATTAAAAACTGGAAATCACTGAACATTCAGAAGAAAAATGAAGGTACAAATTTCCCCAAATTACTCAAATACAACAATATGTCATCTGCACAAAACTTGatatcaatatttaattaaccTGACTCCTGTGACAGGactgtttgttatttaaatctaattttcactgtgtttgcttCTATTGCTAAAGCAAAATCAAGAGGGGGAACTGGGCACTTCATAAATTCTCTCAGTAGTAAGTAATTAGTATGAAGGTGAAGTATATCTTAGTGGTGGGAAATGTATAGAACAATTGCACAAAATctatcattaaaaataattacaaagaCAGGGCCACTGAAGATGATAAAACTGATCAATCTAAACTGTGaaatatgtctttgtgtttttttgttgttgtttttttatgaatgtatattttaaaataattatgtttgaTTCATATCCAATAATTCTAGTAAAACCTTTAATAACCATTCATATGTTTACATAAATTGTTACTATCACAATTTAATCTCCTGAACTATctaaaaattaaagaaattcaACTACACTCATTGTTGGCATAAAaggctttaatgttttgttatttgtcattGTCTGTCATGACTATGAATTTTGGAAATCTTCagatttagaaaacaaacaacatggtTTCTGCTCTTCAACacagaggaataaaaataaaaacagaaaaaataaagatgaagaaaaaacaaactgtccaAAAAACATAGAGATAATAGAAATCTACATAATTATGGGAATTACACAAAACTAAGCAAAACACTGAGGTGGTGAATGAGGGAAAAGGAGAAATATGAccagactaaaaataaaaattaaattaaatatccaATAAAGCACAGAAATACTGGGGGGGAAAAGAATATGGACAAAAATGGTAGTTTGCAGCAGTGTAGTAGTTGTTGGATTTACAATTAAATCTGTGATCCAGAACAGACATTTAACACATCAAAAgcagtcaaatgtaaaatgaatacaGTGAAATGTGTCATCTGCATTCTCAGAAAATCTGATTAAAGATTTGGACTAAGTGCAAACAAGTAATAGTTTTATTAGAGGATTTGTAGCCTGGAGCTTCCCCTGGTGGACAGAAGGAAAACGACATAAACTTTATAAAATCTGCAGCCAGAGGAGATAAATATGATCACAGGAAGTTTCCCTCTTATTAACATGGTGGACCTGACCTCATGACGTTTGTCTGTCTGCTATTTTTAACCCTGTCACCTTCAGGCTActacacatttctgtgtgttacCTGGTGGGTGAAGATATGAAATCAAACATAAGGACACAGGACAAATCTTCAACAAACACACTTCACAGCTCTTTTCAACAACGAGGAGCTCCAGACATCCAGACTGACAGATGAAATATTACACAGTAAACTTTTTTATTcagataaaacataaaatatagatttttttcgTGTCCATTTTAAGCTTTATACAAagtcactttcactttttaaaatctctcATTAAGGCAGTTTGTACTAAAATATTCAGCAAATAGTATCTAACTACTTATTAAAACACGTCTAAATACTCTAAAGTTCTAAATCTTCTTTACTTTCTTACATCTTGAAATTGAAAGAGCCTGATTCAGTCATGTTGTTGACATAAAACCGCTGAAGGTCTTCGATTAAGAAGCAGAGAGGACAAGTTTAAACCTCTCTACGTTCAGTCCGTGTTCTGTTCAGGAAGCCAATGATGCAGACCAGAGCAAAAATCTGTCATGAAAACACAAGAAGAGGAGACGTAAAGAGCAGGACCCACCGCTCAGTAAActgtgttctgattggttcTTGCATGAGGCCCATTAGCTCAGCTTTTGTTCAGGTTACTGTAACACGTTTCTTCCTACTTACCAAGAGAGCTGCAGTGCTGAGAAAGACGCCCATCACCTTATCAGATGCTTTATTGGAAGGAGCCTCAGGGAGCTCAGGACAGTTCTGTGGAAAGAACACAGCTGTACTGTTGACTGACGGACTGACTGATAAGGTTGGATGTTTCAAACCCCGTTTGCCTCTTTCCCTCTTACCTGTGAGCAGTTGAAGTGAACAACCATTCCAAGGACAATGTCCACTAAAGCCAGAACAGCCAAGAGGACAGAgagctgagaggagagaggaaaaggttAAAAGAGATGAAACTCACACTGTTCCACTGTGACACGGAGGATTTTAACAAGCAGCATCTCCACTTACTGTCAAACATCTAAAATATCAGGTAACGTCTCATTTaccagtttttattattttcaggaCAAAAGTTAATGAGACCTTTTCAACCCACCTTCACCTTGACACGATCAGAGACTCCATTAGTGCAgatacactgagctctacactgagtttgttttgcttttgcttgtGTGTTAGAAATAAAGTCTTACCATTTTGAGACCGAATGTCTTGTCTTTGCAGACACCGTAAATTCCACAGACACCAATGATCATCATCAGTGCACCTTGAATGATCAGAATCCACTGAACTGATGCAAAAAGAGACACTCGAGTCATTCACTATGTAACAGAAGCTAAAttattgtcatgtttgtttctgttttgtatctGTACAATTATCAACTCACCTGTAGCAAACAGATCATTGTTTTTAGGGGCTTCAGCGTTCACCTTCCACCACAAGCCGAAACCTAAAAAGACTGAACCCATCACCTGcccaacagaaaacaaaagtccAGTGTGAACACTCAGAACTGATAACACTTTTTTCCTCTTATCAAATGATCAAGATCCCGATCTCTCAGTTACTAGTGTAGAATAGTGTAGAATagacttaaatatttaaaacgcATCAAATCAGACAGtaaaaaatcattaaaagaaaaataaaatctttagcAGCTGCAACAAGAAAGTTATGAACATGATAATgcattaataaattataatctAATGATATAATGTCATATTAATATTACTGCTTTTACTGAAGTACATATACGTACTTCTTCCACtacaattacatttagttatttatcagacgcttttatctaaagcagcaaagtgaggtacaaagctaaatatctaaatatctaaAGGAGATGAACTATAAACTAACGTGAtatagaaagagctgtttcagtttcgTGGGCTGTAAGTGcaagatttctttctttctttttttttttttttttaaggttttaagtgccGAGCAAATTTCAGAAAGGCGAATGGTTTTCACcgggatcttttgaggtgaggtgagcgCGTTCAGGTGATATTGAGTTGATCACTCTGTAGATCagagtcaggactttgaacctgatgcagcagctgaatgagttgtgttgtatagtctgaaaggtagggtctgatccTTGTGATGCTGAACAGGGTAAATCTAcatgatgtggagacagaggggaTGTGGTCGGTAAACCTCAGCtcatcatcaatgatcaccccaGGTTtctactacactacactacagcaAACATCTGGATTTAAAGCTGCCACCTTTATCTCATTAgattttacctttttaattaGCTCTAATTAGTTCAGTAGCGTCTCTTTTTTATTATCCTTCATGTTAAGGTTgaataattaaattcatttgTCCTACCAAACTGTGCAGTCAGATATTTGATGAACTTACCTCAAATATCATGCAGAGATGGATGAGGATATATTTGAAGATGATGCCACATTCACACTGAACCATGATGACCAGTTTGTAACAGAAACCGTCTGCAAGAAGCAACTTAAAACTCTCGTTTTAAAGTCTGGATGAGCATCATGCTCCACCTTTTTGACCTCGCTCTGTCCTCTCATTGGCTGAgagctgtgactgacagatCACCCATTAGCTGCAGCAGTGCATTTTTTTCCAATGGATTTTTTCATGTGATGGTTTTGCAggtgacatgtttttgttgccacaaaccacagaaaaaacaagtgtaGAGCAACTATAGGTTAAAAAAGcctttaaacaacaaaactcaCTATAACATAGTAGTTACCATGACAGTAGCCTCATTATAAAAGACACACTTAGGTCACATTTATCCAAAAGTTAATTAACCAGGGATGATGTTGAAGGTAATTTAACATAactgtttaatttgaatttactgATTGTTAGAATTTGTTTTTGCACCTCTGCACCTGTCTAAACTGTGGCGGGAGGCTTAATGTACATATGGCAGACAAGCATGTAACCTGCAACTCAGGTGGATGATGGAGGCACACAACTACAAGGTGGTAAGTTTAGGTGTTAATCTCATTCTTTCCTGTGGAGCAGCGTGGTTTGTTGCTACTGGACAAATGTATCCCAAAGACAGGCTAAAATAAACcacaataatatgtttttattaattagttgATAAattaatctagccacaggggttgcaagccagtgatttctgtgcctgtcccaagcccggataaatagagaggattgcgtcaggaagggcatccggcgtaaaaattgccaaaataaccatgcaaatcattcacaagactttcataccggatcggtcgaggcccgggttaacaacgaccgctaccgatgctgttaacctacagggtgtcggtggaaatttgactactgttggtcgaagaaagaggggaggcagaagggttcgtggtcagagagagaaggggaaaggcagggacatagatctgagaatagggactcttaacgttggtacgatgacagggaaaggcagagagctggcagacatgatggagagaaggaaggtagatgttctgtgtgtgcaggagacaaggtggaagggcagcaaggcacgtagtattgaaggaggatacaaactgttctaccatggtgtggataggaagagaaacggggtaggagtgatcctgaagggggagtttgtaaacagtgttctagaggtgaaaagagtctcagacagggtgatgagcataaagctagaaattgaaggggtgatggtgaatgtagtcagtgggtatgcgccacaggttggctgtgagttagaagagaaggagagattcaggagtgagtttgatgaggtcatagagagtatccccagaggagagagagttgttgttggagcagacttcaatgggcatgttggtgagggcaacagaggtgatgaggaggtgatgggcaggtttggtgtaaaggaaaggaatctggaaggacagatggtggtggactttgctaagaggatggaaatggctgtagtcaacacttacttctagaagagagaggaacatagagtgacatacagaagtggaggtaggagtactcaggtggactacatcctatgtagacgaggtcatttgagagaggttagtgactgcaaagtggtggtaggagagagtgtagccagacagcaccgcatggtggtgtgtaagatgactctagaggtcaggaagaagaagagagggaagacagaagagaagaccaagtggtggaagctaaagaatgaagaaacttgtgaggaattcagacagaagttgagacaggttctgggtggtcaggatgagcttccagatgactgggaaactacagcagaggttatcagggaaacaggtaggaaggtgctaggtgtgtcatctggaaagaggaaagaaggtaaagacacttggtggtggaatgaggaagtacaggaatgtgtcaagaggaagaggttggctagaaggaagtgggatgtagaaaagactgaggaaagtagacaggagtacaaggaagcgcagcgtagagtgaagagggaggtggcaaaggccaaacagaaagcttacgatgagctgtatgacaggttagacacaaaggaaggagagaaggacttgtacaggctagccagacagagagatagagatgggaaggatgtgcaacaggtaagggtgattaaggacagagatggaaaggtgctaacaacccaggagagtgtgcagaaaagatggaaggagtattttgaggatctgatgaatgaggaaaatgacagggaaagaagagaggaagatgtggatgttgtggagcaggaaatagcagagattggaaaggatgaggttaggaaggctctgaaaaggatgaagagtggaaaggctcatggtcctgatgacgtacctgtggaggtgtggaagtgcttaggagaggcagcagtggagtttctaaccagtttgttcaataggattctagagagtgagaagatgcctgaggaatggaggagaagtgttctggttccgatctttaagaacaagggtgacacgcagaactgcagcaactatagaggaataaagttgatgagccacacaatgaagctgtgggaaagagtagtggaagccaggcttaggaagaaggtggagatttgtgagcagcagtatggtttcatgccccgtaagagcaccactgatgccatttttgccttgagaatgttgatggcaaagtacagagatggtcagaaggagctgcattgtgtctttgtagatttagagaaggcgtatgacgGGGTGCCGAGGGaagagctgtggtactgtatgaggtcgtcgggagtggcagagaagtacgtcagactagttcaggacatgtatgagagaagtatgacggtggtgagatgtgctgtaggtcagacagaggagttcaaggtggaggtgggactacaccaaggatcagctttgagtcccttcttgtttgctatgctgatggacaggctgacagatgaggtcagacaggaatctccctggacaatgatgtttgcggatgacattgtgatttgcagtgagagtagagagcaggtggaggaacagctggaaaggtggaggtttgctctggaaagaagaggcatgaaggtcagtggtagtaagacagaatacatgtgtctgaacgagagggatcaaggtagaaatgttaggttacagggggctgaggtgaagaaggtgcaggagtttaagtacttggggtcaacagttcagtgtgatggagagtgtggaaaagaggtgaagaggagagtgcaggcaggttggagcgggtggaggaaagtgtcaggagtgttgtgtgacaaaagagtgtcagcaagactcaaaggaaaggtctacaagacagtggtgagaccagctctgctctatgggttagagacggtagcagtgagaaagagacaagaggctgagatggaggtagcagagatgaagatgttgaggttctccttaggagtgaccaggttagacagaataaggaacgagtacatcagagggacggctcacgttgcctgagTTAgtaacaaagtcagagaggccagactgaggtggtttggacatgttcagaggagggatagtgaatatattggtagaaggatgttggagatggagctgccaggcaggaggacaagaggacgaccaaggaggagatatatggatgtcttaacagaggacatgaggttggctagtgttagggtagaagatgttcatgatagatttaggtggaaaaggatgattcgctgtggcaacccctgatgggaaaagccgaaagaagaagaagattaatTAGTTGATAAATTAAACCTGATGAGTCACATCCTCTTATCGTTTGCAGTGGTGTGCCACAGGGTTCTATTCATAGACACTTTACATTCTACACGAATAACATTATTTTACCTGATAAATTTTTTAATTCTCATTTTTATGGAGCTGAGAAACTCTAATTTGCCCAACTCAGGCTTTAAATAATCTCCACTCATCTTTCACATAGAAGGAATAATTAACATTacacaatattataataattttctACATCAGTAGCTGATGGTTTCACTTCTAAAAGTATTcgaacatgtgactgacagctgtgtcctattacattaaattt of Anabas testudineus chromosome 8, fAnaTes1.2, whole genome shotgun sequence contains these proteins:
- the LOC113160510 gene encoding tetraspanin-17-like, whose protein sequence is MVQCECGIIFKYILIHLCMIFEVMGSVFLGFGLWWKVNAEAPKNNDLFATVQWILIIQGALMMIIGVCGIYGVCKDKTFGLKMLSVLLAVLALVDIVLGMVVHFNCSQNCPELPEAPSNKASDKVMGVFLSTAALL